Proteins from one Setaria italica strain Yugu1 chromosome V, Setaria_italica_v2.0, whole genome shotgun sequence genomic window:
- the LOC101758943 gene encoding probable LRR receptor-like serine/threonine-protein kinase At3g47570, with protein sequence MATRTGTVSSLLLLLLSGSMSVWTISTLAVAAAEADDEAALLAFKAAAIGSSGHGDLLPSWNGSSSTSAGGFCGWEGVTCGARHRRRVVALRLPFHRLAGVLSPAIGNLSFLRVLDLSSNSFAGEIPSAIGRLRRLRSLNLSSNAFAGELPANLTSCAALEVMTLQTNQLRGHIPPELGNKLPRLEVIVLWQNNLTGAIPASLANLSSLRIFAVGFNQLQGTIPPFFEGTLGLQHLDLAYNRLSGELPQSLYNMSSLKSLQVQGNMFRGRIPADIGTKFPNLPILSFGVNQFTGSIPASLSNLTNLQVLDLSRNRLSGYVPRTLGRLQALRTLRLHNNRLEANNREGWEFITSLSNCSNLQVLEINGNTDFTGQLPSSIANLSTTLQILLLGKTGISGSIPSAISNLIGLQVLAVTDTFMSGVIPESIGKLENLGSLGLYNTNVSGLIPTSIGNLSNLIELYANNANLEGAIPTSLGKLKNLITLNLSLNRFNGSIPTEIFKQPQLSRYLDLSYNSLSGPLPSEVGSLQNVNQLFLSGNQLSGEIPHSIGECTVLQELWLDNNSFEGRIPQSLNKIKGLSTLNLSMNRLSGSVPDAIGSIQNLQQLNLAHNNLSGTIPTNLQKLTSLTELDLSFNNLEGEVPKEGIFRNLANLSIIGNNGLCGGIPQLHLAPCHMTSVKNNRKRRLVSLPIALTVMGALLFLVFVVILILFNYKKLKQKQKNQFQPPMLEEQFGRISYDALANGTNGFSEDNLLGKGSFGEVYKCDFQDNRTIVAVKVFNLKQSGSARSFIAECEALRSVRHRCLINIITCCSSIDHQGQEFKALIYEFMPNGSLNDWIHPKSGMPTVSNTLSLAQRLDISVDIMDALDYLHNHCQPPIVHCDLKPTNILLAEDMSARVGDFGLSRILPESASKTLQNSNSMTGIRGSIGYIPPEYGEGSAVSTIGDVYSLGILLLEMFTGRSPTDDMFGDTVHLHKYAEHALRERILNIADSTIWLHVESKDSNIRSRIKDCLVSVFRLAISCSKQHPRDRMMMRDASAEMHAIRDSYTTCFPASLRSQKLQ encoded by the exons ATGGCAACGCGCACAGGAACAGTGAGctcgctgctgcttctgctcctGTCCGGCTCGATGTCCGTCTGGACCATCTCGACTCTAGCGGTGGCGGCCGCAGAGGCCGACGACGAGGCCGCGCTGCTCGCCTTCAAGGCCGCGGCGATCGGCAGCAGCGGCCACGGCGACCTGCTTCCTTCGTggaacggcagcagcagcaccagcgcCGGCGGGTTCTGCGGCTGGGAGGGGGTGACGTGCGGGGCCAGGCATCGGCGGCGAGTGGTGGCGCTGCGCCTTCCCTTCCACCGGCTCGCCGGCGTCCTCTCCCctgccatcggcaacctgtcgtTCCTCAGGGTCCTCGACCTGAGCTCCAACAGCTTCGCCGGAGAAATCCCCTCGGCCATCgggcgcctgcgccgcctgcgGTCCCTCAACCTGAGCAGCAACGCcttcgccggcgagctgccggccAACCTGACCTCATGCGCCGCACTAGAGGTGATGACCCTCCAGACCAACCAGCTCCGCGGGCACATTCCCCCGGAGCTCGGCAACAAGCTGCCGCGCCTCGAGGTGATCGTGCTGTGGCAGAACAACCTCACCGGCGCCATCCCGGCGTCCTTGGCCAACTTGTCTTCGCTGAGGATCTTCGCCGTCGGATTCAACCAGCTCCAGGGCACCATCCCTCCGTTCTTTGAAGGTACCCTGGGCCTCCAACACCTCGACCTTGCATACAATCGACTCTCCGGTGAGCTCCCGCAATCCCTGTACAACATGTCTTCGCTGAAATCGCTGCAGGTTCAGGGGAACATGTTCCGTGGACGCATCCCGGCCGACATCGGCACCAAGTTCCCCAACTTGCCGATCCTTAGTTTTGGTGTCAACCAGTTCACCGGATCCATCCCTGCTTCACTCTCCAACCTCACCAATCTCCAAGTGCTCGACCTTTCAAGAAACAGGCTTAGTGGATATGTGCCTCGCACACTTGGGAGGCTGCAAGCTCTGCGTACCTTGAGACTGCACAACAACAGGCTAGAAGCAAACAACAGGGAAGGGTGGGAATTCATCACTTCATTATCAAACTGCAGTAACCTCCAGGTATTGGAAATTAATGGGAACACTGATTTCACCGGGCAGCTCCCAAGTTCAATAGCGAATCTGTCGACAACCTTGCAAATCCTCCTTCTGGGTAAAACTGGGATCTCAGGAAGCATCCCCTCTGCCATAAGCAATCTGATCGGCCTTCAAGTCCTCGCTGTGACAGATACTTTTATGTCAGGAGTTATTCCAGAGAGCATAGGAAAGCTGGAAAACTTGGGTTCACTCGGCCTATACAACACTAACGTGTCAGGCCTCATACCCACATCCATTGGAAATCTCTCAAATTTGATTGAATTGTATGCAAATAATGCCAACCTAGAGGGAGCGATTCCAACAAGCTTAGGGAAGCTCAAGAATTTGATAACCCTTAATCTGTCCCTAAACCGCTTCAACGGTTCAATTCCGACTGAAATTTTCAAACAACCCCAGCTCTCTAGATACTTAGACTTGTCATACAATTCGCTGTCGGGACCCCTTCCTTCTGAAGTTGGTAGCTTACAGAATGTTAACCAACTATTTCTTTCTGGAAACCAATTGTCTGGTGAGATACCTCATAGTATCGGGGAGTGCACCGTGCTGCAGGAACTTTGGTTGGACAATAACTCATTCGAAGGAAGAATACCTCAATCTCTGAACAAGATAAAGGGTCTGAGTACACTCAACTTGTCCATGAATAGATTGTCTGGTTCTGTTCCTGACGCAATTGGAAGTATCCAAAACTTGCAACAATTAAACCTGGCACACAACAATTTATCAGGGACGATTCCTACAAATCTGCAGAAGTTGACATCACTGACAGAATTGGATCTGTCCTTCAATAATCTGGAAGGGGAAGTGCCAAAAGAGGGCATTTTCAGAAATTTGGCTAACTTATCGATCATCGGAAATAATGGGCTTTGTGGTGGAATACCTCAGCTTCACTTAGCTCCATGCCATATGACCTCTGTGAAAAATAATAGAAAGCGGCGGTTGGTGTCTCTTCCAATAGCTCTGACAGTAATGGGTGCACTCTTGTTCTTAGTGTTTGTTGTTATCCTCATTCTGTTTAACTACAAGAAACTTAAACAAAAGCAGAAGAACCAATTCCAACCACCAATGCTTGAGGAACAGTTTGGTAGAATTTCTTATGATGCATTAGCAAATGGAACCAATGGCTTTTCAGAAGATAATTTGCTTGGAAAAGGAAGCTTTGGGGAGGTCTATAAATGCGATTTTCAGGATAACAGAACTATTGTTGCTGTGAAGGTTTTTAACCTCAAACAATCTGGATCTGCTAGAAGTTTTATTGCGGAATGTGAGGCACTGAGAAGCGTGCGTCACCGTTGTCTCATAAATATCATCACATGCTGCTCAAGCATCGATCACCAAGGTCAAGAGTTCAAGGCACTAATTTATGAGTTCATGCCAAATGGTAGCTTAAATGATTGGATTCATCCAAAATCTGGCATGCCCACAGTGAGTAACACTCTCAGCCTAGCACAAAGGCTCGATATTTCTGTTGATATCATGGATGCATTGGACTATCTTCATAATCACTGCCAACCACCAATCGTTCACTGCGATCTCAAGCCGACCAACATCCTTCTTGCAGAAGACATGAGTGCCCGAGTTGGTGACTTTGGTTTATCAAGAATCCTTCCAGAAAGTGCAAGTAAAACCCTGCAAAATTCAAATAGCATGACTGGCATAAGAGGCTCCATTGGTTATATTCCTCCAG AGTATGGTGAAGGCTCTGCAGTCTCAACTATAGGTGATGTGTATAGTCTCGGTATATTATTGCTTGAGATGTTTACTGGAAGGAGTCCCACAGATGACATGTTTGGAGACACGGTGCATCTGCATAAGTATGCCGAGCATGCCCTTAGAGAAAGAATCTTGAATATTGCTGATTCAACCATCTGGCTGCATGTAGAGTCAAAAGATAGCAATATAAGGAGCAGAATCAAGGATTGCTTGGTTTCTGTTTTCAGGCTTGCCATATCCTGCTCAAAGCAACATCCAAGGGACCGGATGATGATGAGAGATGCATCAGCAGAAATGCATGCAATCAGAGATTCATATACCACATGTTTTCCTGCTAGCTTGAGATCACAAAAACTGCAGTAA
- the LOC101759635 gene encoding probable LRR receptor-like serine/threonine-protein kinase At3g47570, whose protein sequence is MAMGSLSLLLLLLISTASADDEAALLAFKAAAIGGNRYGDPLALWNKSSAGGYCSWEGVRCQQRQVVELSLTSRGLEGVLSPAIGNLSSLRVLNLSNNAFHKDIPASLGRLRHLHTVDLSSNVFSGKIPANLSSCPNLTTLLFYSNQLSGSVPFELGDKLTRLKNLIVYKNNLIGGIPASLANLSSLLVLSLSFNQLEGTIPPGLGGILSLRHLDLAFNRLSGDPPASLYNLSSLEMLQIQGNMLRGSIPVDIGKRFPSMLILRLATNQFTGSIPASLSNLTTLKELELQENGLSGHVPSTMGKLQGLRRLNLQHTNLEADNKEGWEFMTSLSNCSQLQHLLIGSNTAFTGQIPSSIGNLSTTLRTLMLADTGISGTIPSSIGNLVNLEYLHMANNTIYGVIPESIGKLGNLVMLALYNTDLSGFIPPSIGNLTRLISLNAYSGNLEGPIPASLGKLKNLVALDLSMNRLNGSIPIEIFRLPLLSRYLAFVYNSLSGPLPSEVGRLRNLNALALTGNQLSGTIPDSIGECTVLQSLWLDNNSFEGSIPPSVRNLKGLTTLDLSMNKLSGIIPDAIGSISNLQVLFLADNNLSGPIPTLLQNVTSLIALNLSFNNLQGEVPKEGIFRYVANFSITGNSELCGGIPQLNLAPCSTISVKNNRKGRLQSLKIAMPIIGALLLLGIIIVLFHLTNKTRRRQKRPFLSPITEKQNERVSYQALANGTDGFSEANLLGKGSFGAVYKCTFQDEGTIVAVKVFNLEQSGSTRSFVAECEALSRARHRCLIKIITCCSSINHQGQEFKALVFEFMPNGSLNAWLNPNSDMPNLTNTLSLEQRLDIAVDVMDALDYLHNHCQTPIVHCDLKPSNILLAEDMSARVGDFGISRILPESASRTLQNSNSTIGIRGSIGYVAPEYGEGSAISTIGDVYSLGILLLEMFTGRSPTDDMFREVDLHQYSKQGLSERILDIADSTIWLHVESKDSIIRSTIKNCLVSVFRLAISCSKRNPRDRMMMKDAVVEMHAIRDSYHKFSC, encoded by the exons ATGGCAATGGGCTCACTGAGCTTGCTGCTGCTCTTGTTGATATCCACCGCATCAGCAGACGACGAGGCCGCGCTGCTGGCCTTCAAGGCTGCGGCGATCGGCGGCAACAGGTACGGAGACCCACTTGCTTTGTGGAACAAGAGCAGCGCCGGTGGGTACTGCAGCTGGGAGGGGGTGAGGTGCCAGCAGCGACAAGTTGTGGAGCTGAGCCTGACCTCCCGCGGGCTAGAAGGTGTCCTCTCGCCAGCCATCGGTAACCTGTCATCTCTTAGAGTTCTAAACCTGAGCAACAACGCGTTCCACAAGGACATACCCGCGAGCCTCGGGCGCCTGCGCCACCTCCACACCGTTGACCTAAGCAGCAATGTTTTCTCCGGTAAGATCCCTGCCAACCTCAGCTCCTGCCCCAACCTAACCACCCTGTTATTCTACTCCAACCAGCTCAGTGGGTCCGTACCTTTCGAGCTTGGTGACAAGCTAACACGCCTCAAGAATCTCATAGTGTACAAAAACAACCTCATCGGCGGCATTCCAGCGTCGTTGGCTAACTTGTCATCATTACTTGTGCTGTCTCTCTCATTCAACCAGCTCGAGGGTACCATCCCTCCGGGCCTTGGTGGCATCCTCAGCCTCCGGCACCTCGACCTCGCCTTTAACAGACTCTCTGGTGATCCCCCAGCCTCACTGTACAACCTATCTTCATTGGAGATGTTGCAAATTCAAGGAAACATGCTCCGTGGAAGCATTCCTGTGGACATTGGAAAAAGGTTCCCCAGCATGTTGATTCTTAGACTTGCTACGAACCAGTTCACCGGGTCCATCCCTGCTTCACTTTCCAACCTCACAACACTTAAAGAACTTGAACTTCAAGAAAACGGGCTCAGTGGACATGTACCTAGCACCATGGGGAAACTTCAAGGGCTGCGACGTCTGAACCTGCAGCACACCAACCTAGAAGCAGACAATAAGGAGGGGTGGGAGTTCATGACTTCACTATCAAATTGCAGCCAGCTCCAGCATTTACTTATCGGCAGTAACACTGCCTTCACTGGGCAGATTCCTAGTTCAATAGGGAACCTCTCAACAACCCTGCGAACCCTCATGTTGGCCGACACTGGAATATCAGGGACCATACCCTCATCCATTGGCAACTTGGTGAACCTTGAATACCTCCATATGGCGAATAATACCATATATGGTGTGATTCCTGAGAGCATCGGTAAGCTAGGAAACTTGGTTATGCTAGCTTTATACAACACAGATTTGTCAGGCTTCATACCTCCATCTATCGGAAATCTCACAAGGTTGATTAGCCTTAATGCATACAGTGGCAATTTGGAGGGGCCGATTCCAGCAAGTTTAGGGAAGCTGAAGAATCTGGTAGCCCTGGATCTATCAATGAATCGGCTAAACGGTTCCATTCCCATAGAGATATTCAGACTGCCACTTCTTTCTAGGTACTTAGCTTTCGTATACAATTCACTATCAGGACCTCTTCCTTCAGAAGTTGGTAGATTACGGAACCTTAACGCCCTGGCTTTGACTGGAAATCAATTGTCCGGTACGATACCTGATAGTATTGGGGAGTGCACTGTGCTACAAAGCCTTTggttggacaataattcattcGAAGGAAGCATACCTCCATCTGTAAGAAATTTGAAAGGTCTGACTACACTCGATCTGTCAATGAATAAGTTATCTGGTATTATTCCTGATGCCATCGGAAGTATCAGCAACCTTCAAGTGCTATTTCTTGCTGACAACAATCTTTCAGGACCAATCCCTACACTACTGCAGAATGTAACGTCACTGATAGCATTGAATCTATCATTCAATAATCTGCAAGGGGAAGTGCCGAAAGAAGGCATTTTCAGATATGTGGCTAACTTTTCAATCACTGGAAATAGTGAGCTTTGTGGTGGAATACCTCAGCTTAATTTAGCTCCATGCAGCACAATATCTGTTAAGAATAATAGAAAAGGGAGGTTGCAGTCCCTTAAAATAGCTATGCCAATCATCGGTGCACTCTTGTTATTAGGTATCATTATTGTACTCTTTCATCTGACCAATAAGACTAGAAGAAGGCAGAAGAGGCCATTCTTATCACCAATAACTGAGAAACAAAATGAAAGAGTTTCTTATCAGGCACTAGCAAATGGTACTGATGGATTTTCAGAAGCCAACTTGCTTGGTAAAGGAAGCTTTGGGGCGGTCTACAAATGCACTTTCCAAGATGAGGGAACTATTGTTGCAGTGAAGGTCTTTAACCTCGAACAATCAGGATCCACTCGAAGTTTTGTGGCTGAATGTGAGGCTCTGAGCAGGGCACGGCATCGGTGTCTTATTAAAATCATCACCTGCTGCTCAAGCATTAATCACCAAGGTCAAGAGTTCAAGGCATTAGTTTTTGAGTTCATGCCAAACGGTAGCTTGAATGCTTGGCTTAATCCAAACTCTGACATGCCCAATCTGACAAATACTCTAAGCCTAGAGCAAAGGCTAGACATTGCTGTAGATGTCATGGATGCTTTAGACTATCTTCACAATCACTGTCAGACACCAATTGTTCACTGCGATCTGAAACCAAGCAACATCCTTCTTGCAGAAGACATGAGTGCCCGAGTTGGAGATTTTGGCATATCTAGAATCCTTCCAGAAAGTGCAAGTAGAACCTTGCAAAATTCAAATAGCACAATTGGAATAAGAGGCTCCATTGGTTATGTTGCGCCAG AGTATGGTGAAGGCTCTGCGATCTCCACTATTGGCGATGTGTATAGTCTCGGTATATTATTACTTGAGATGTTTACTGGAAGGAGCCCCACAGATGACATGTTCAGAGAGGTGGATCTGCATCAGTATTCCAAGCAAGGGCTTAGTGAAAGAATATTGGATATTGCTGATTCGACAATCTGGCTGCATGTAGAGTCAAAGGATAGCATTATAAGGAGCACAATAAAAAATTGCTTGGTTTCTGTTTTCAGGCTTGCCATATCCTGCTCAAAGCGAAATCCAAGGGACCGAATGATGATGAAAGATGCAGTAGTAGAGATGCACGCAATCAGAGATTCTTACCACAAGTTTTCCTGCTAG
- the LOC101760039 gene encoding receptor kinase-like protein Xa21: MLKGFLVNSNLLSGTIPADIGNRLHNIGFINFSSNRFHGTIPPSVSNLSALATLALDGNNLSGYVPSILGRLQSLIGLYLNDNKLEANDREGWEFVHMLANCSQLQRLILRNNSFSGKLPSSIANLSTTLKVLDLSDNRISGSIPPNIDNLVGLETLVMANTSISGVIPESIGRLTNLATLGIYNTSLSGLVPPSLGNLTQLNILYAYCSNLEGPIPASLGKLENLIVLDLSTNRLNGSIPGEVLKLPALSYYLDLSYNSLSGPLPTEVGSLTKLNQLILSGNQLSGNITDSIRKCASLEWLLLDHNSFEGSIPQSLKNLQGLALLNLTMNKLTGNIPDALSSIGGLKQLYLAHNNLSGLIPQVYRA, translated from the coding sequence ATGCTGAAAGGCTTCTTGGTAAACAGTAATTTGCTTTCTGGAACTATTCCTGCTGATATTGGCAATAGGTTGCACAATATTGGCTTCATAAACTTCTCTTCCAACCGATTTCATGGAACTATCCCACCTTCAGTCTCCAATCTCTCTGCCCTCGCAACCCTTGCCCTTGATGGTAACAATCTTAGTGGATATGTGCCTTCTATTTTGGGGAGGTTGCAATCTCTTATTGGCCTGTACTTGAATGACAATAAGCTAGAAGCAAATGACAGGGAGGGCTGGGAATTCGTCCATATGCTCGCAAACTGCAGCCAGCTTCAGAGACTGATTCTTCGCAATAACTCTTTCAGTGGGAAACTTCCCAGTTCAATTGCAAATCTGTCGACAACTCTCAAAGTTCTTGATCTTTCAGACAATAGAATCTCCGGATCTATTCCACCCAACATCGATAATTTGGTTGGTCTGGAAACACTTGTGATGGCGAATACTTCTATATCTGGAGTGATTCCGGAGAGCATTGGTAGGCTAACAAACTTGGCTACATTAGGCATTTACAACACTAGCTTGTCAGGCCTCGTACCTCCATCACTAGGAAATCTCACACAGTTGAATATTCTTTATGCATACTGTAGCAACTTGGAGGGGCCAATCCCAGCAAGCTTGGGAAAATTAGAGAATCTAATTGTCCTTGATCTCTCAACAAATCGACTCAATGGTTCAATTCCCGGAGAGGTCTTAAAACTTCCCGCACTTTCCTACTACTTAGACTTATCATACAATTCGTTGTCTGGGCCACTTCCTACTGAAGTTGGTAGCTTGACAAAACTTAACCAACTGATTCTGTCAGGAAACCAGTTGTCTGGCAACATAACCGACAGTATCCGAAAATGTGCATCGTTGGAATGGCTCTTGCTAGACCATAACTCGTTTGAGGGAAGCATACCTCAATCTCTGAAAAATTTACAAGGTCTAGCTCTACTGAACCTAACAATGAATAAGTTAACCGGCAATATTCCTGATGCCCTTTCTAGTATTGGTGGCCTAAAACAATTATATCTAGCACACAACAACTTGTCCGGTTTGATACCTCAGGTTTACAGAGCTTGA
- the LOC101759343 gene encoding probable LRR receptor-like serine/threonine-protein kinase At3g47570, whose protein sequence is MDMQSATTLLLLSASIFISIPAAAEADDQATLLAFKAAATRGGHGNALASWNSSSAGGFCSWEGVTCGSRHRRVVALSLRSHGLTGVLSPVIGNLSFLRTLNLSKNGFNGNVPASLGRLRHLQALNLSYNAFSGELPANLSSCTSLTIMALQSNHLQGYIPPELGDNLARLTRLQLRENNLIGTIPASLGNLSSLRMLDLASNQFDGAIPPSLGSILGLQYLNLAFNNLSGEFPNSLYNLSSLQVLETLSNVLEGSIPADIGSRFPKMWLLTFAHNRFTGTIPSSFSNLTSLQGLDLSVNMLSGYLPPTLGRLPALQGLYLYGNMLETDKMQLREFITSLSNCSQLRLLMLNDNAGLAGQLPSSVVNLSTSLQVLRFDFTSISGTIPSAISNLVNLRIFIAGATSISGLIPKSIGELTNLGWLGLHQTNLSGRIPSSIGNLSNLVSLLAHDSNLEGPIPASIVNMTNLLKLDLAMNRLNGSLPKEIFKLPVISIYLNLSYNSLSGSLPSEVGSFGNLNSLVLSGNQFSGEIPNTIGGCIVLQQLRLDNNLFEGSIPQSLNNIKGLSELNLSLNRLSGSIPNAIGSIYNVQQLYLAYNNLSGPIPSVLQNLTSLSRLDLSFNNLEGEVPKDGIFRNLTNLSISGNNELCGGIPQLHLAPCKMDSVKKNREGRSKSLTIALTTIGAIFFLTLVTVSIQIISKKLRRKQQSPFQPPIVDEQYERVSYQAIANGTNGFSEANLLGKGSFGMVYKCTFQDEGTIAAVKVFNLEQSGSTRSFVAECEALRRVRHRSLIKIITCCSSINHQGQEFKALVFEFMPNGSLSDWLHKKSGMPTVTNTLNLAQRLDISVDIMDALDYLHNHCQPSIIHCDLKPSNILLAEDMSARVGDFGISRILPKRASQTLQNSNSTIGIRGSIGYVAPEYGEGSSVSGLGDVYSLGILLLEMFTGRSPTDDIFRGSLDLHKFSEDALPDRIWEIVDTKMWLHTDACDETTRNRIENCLVAIVALGISCSKKQPRERISIQDAVTEMHAIRDSYLMFGRPLR, encoded by the exons ATGGACATGCAGTCAGCAACGACCTTGCTCCTGCTATCCGCCTCCATATTCATCTCCATCCCAGCGGCTGCAGAAGCCGACGACCAGGCCACACTGCTCGCATTCAAGGCCGCGGCAACTCGCGGTGGCCATGGCAACGCACTTGCTTCGTGGaacagcagcagcgccggcggGTTCTGCAGCTGGGAGGGTGTTACCTGCGGGAGCAGGCACCGGAGAGTGGTGGCGCTGAGCCTGCGTTCCCACGGGCTCACCGGCGTCCTCTCGCCGGTGATCGGGAACCTGTCATTCCTCAGGACTCTCAACCTGAGCAAGAACGGGTTCAACGGGAACGTTCCCGCGAGCCTTGGCCGTTTGCGCCACCTGCAGGCCCTCAACTTGAGCTACAACGCCTTCTCCGGTGAGCTCCCAGCCAACCTGTCCTCATGCACTAGTTTAACGATCATGGCCCTCCAGTCCAACCATCTCCAAGGGTACATACCTCCCGAGCTCGGTGACAATCTAGCACGCCTCACGAGGCTCCAACTGCGGGAAAACAACCTGATTGGAACCATTCCAGCATCACTTGGCAACTTGTCGTCACTGCGTATGCTGGACCTCGCATCCAACCAGTTCGACGGCGCCATCCCTCCCAGTCTTGGTAGCATCCTCGGCCTCCAGTATCTTAATCTCGCCTTCAACAACCTCTCCGGCGAGTTCCCCAACTCATTGTACAACTTGTCTTCGTTGCAAGTGTTGGAAACTCTATCCAACGTGCTCGAGGGAAGCATTCCTGCAGACATCGGAAGTAGATTCCCCAAGATGTGGTTACTTACCTTTGCTCATAACAGGTTCACCGGAACCATCCCATCTTCGTTCTCCAACCTCACTTCTCTCCAAGGACTAGACCTCTCTGTAAACATGCTCAGTGGATATTTGCCTCCCACACTTGGTAGGCTACCAGCTCTGCAAGGTCTATACTTGTACGGCAACATGTTGGAAACAGACAAAATGCAGCTACGGGAATTCATTACTTCGTTGTCAAACTGTAGTCAACTCCGGCTATTAATGCTCAATGACAATGCCGGTCTCGCTGGGCAGCTGCCAAGTTCAGTAGTGAATCTCTCAACAAGCCTCCAAGTTCTCCGCTTCGATTTCACAAGTATCTCGGGGACAATTCCCTCAGCCATCAGCAATTTGGTCAACCTCCGAATCTTCATTGCAGGGGCTACTTCCATATCTGGATTAATTCCAAAGAGCATTGGAGAACTGACAAACTTGGGATGGCTAGGTTTGCACCAAACTAACTTGTCGGGTCGAATACCTTCATCTATTGGAAATCTCTCAAATTTAGTTAGCCTTCTTGCCCACGACAGCAATCTGGAGGGACCAATTCCAGCAAGCATAGTGAACATGACTAATTTATTGAAACTCGATCTAGCAATGAACCGTCTGAATGGTTCGCTTCCCAAAGAGATTTTCAAATTACCAGTAATCTCTATTTACTTAAACCTGTCATACAATTCACTATCAGGATCACTCCCCTCTGAAGTTGGTAGCTTTGGAAACCTTAACAGCCTGGTTCTCTCCGGAAACCAATTTTCCGGTGAGATACCAAATACTATTGGGGGATGCATTGTGCTTCAACAACTTAGATTGGACAATAACTTATTTGAAGGAAGCATACCTCAATCTCTCAACAATATAAAGGGCCTGAGCGAACTCAACCTATCATTGAATAGGTTGTCTGGTTCTATTCCTAATGCCATTGGAAGCATATATAACGTACAACAGTTGTATCTAGCATACAACAATTTGTCAGGGCCGATACCTTCAGTTCTGCAAAATTTGACATCATTATCAAGGTTGGACCTGTCCTTTAACAATCTGGAAGGGGAAGTGCCAAAAGATGGCATTTTTAGAAACTTGACCAACCTGTCGATTTCTGGAAACAATGAACTTTGTGGTGGAATACCTCAGCTTCATTTAGCACCATGCAAAATGGACTCTGTGAAAAAGAATAGAGAAGGGCGGTCAAAGTCTCTAACAATAGCTCTGACAACTATTGGTGCGATCTTTTTCTTAACTTTGGTTACAGTTTCAATTCAGATCATCTCTAAGAAACTTAGACGAAAGCAACAGAGCCCATTCCAACCACCAATAGTTGATGAACAGTATGAAAGAGTTTCTTATCAAGCAATAGCAAATGGAACCAATGGTTTTTCAGAAGCCAATTTGCTAGGTAAAGGAAGTTTTGGCATGGTCTATAAATGCACTTTCCAAGATGAGGGAACTATTGCTGCAGTGAAGGTTTTTAACCTTGAGCAATCCGGATCTACTAGAAGTTTTGTGGCTGAATGTGAAGCGCTTAGAAGGGTGCGGCACCGTAGTCTCATAAAGATCATTACATGCTGCTCAAGCATCAATCACCAAGGCCAAGAGTTCAAGGCTCTAGTTTTCGAGTTTATGCCAAATGGTAGCTTAAGTGATTGGCTTCATAAAAAATCTGGCATGCCTACAGTGACCAATACTCTCAACCTAGCACAAAGGCTCGATATTTCTGTTGATATCATGGATGCTTTGGATTATCTTCACAATCACTGCCAGCCATCAATCATTCATTGCGATCTCAAGCCAAGCAACATCCTTCTTGCAGAAGACATGAGTGCCAGAGTTGGAGACTTCGGCATATCAAGAATCCTTCCCAAAAGAGCAAGTCAAACCCTACAAAATTCAAACAGCACAATTGGAATAAGAGGCTCTATTGGTTATGTTGCTCCAG AGTACGGTGAAGGTTCTTCTGTTTCAGGTCTTGGAGATGTTTATAGCCTCGGCATATTGCTGCTTGAGATGTTTACAGGAAGGAGCCCAACTGATGACATATTCAGAGGGTCACTGGATCTGCATAAGTTTTCAGAGGATGCTCTTCCAGATCGAATCTGGGAGATAGTTGACACAAAAATGTGGTTGCATACAGATGCCTGTGACGAAACCACAAGAAATAGAATTGAAAATTGCTTGGTTGCTATCGTTGCTCTCGGAATATCCTGCTCAAAGAAACAACCAAGAGAGAGGATATCGATACAAGATGCGGTCACTGAGATGCATGCTATCAGAGATTCATACCTTATGTTTGGCAGACCTTTGCGGTAG